One window from the genome of Calliopsis andreniformis isolate RMS-2024a chromosome 12, iyCalAndr_principal, whole genome shotgun sequence encodes:
- the Pomp gene encoding proteasome maturation protein: MSFGLPSLVPKPTVSEQFNIPDDNYGVANPMVSGLSATRQNIGYSHPLEASERNYQQNRDRMNMALLRNIQGLHAPMRIAMELKAAEKIGRLPFLPSSNMMKDVLLGRDEELGFEDILNTAEFREQMGQPHAIIEKNLGIL; the protein is encoded by the exons Atg agTTTCGGGTTGCCATCGCTTGTTCCAAAACCTACTGTCAGTGAACAGTTTAACATTCCTGATGACAATTATGGTGTAGCTAATCCCATGGTTTCTGG ACTATCAGCTACCAGACAAAATATAGGTTATTCACATCCATTGGAAGCATCTGAAAGAAAT taTCAACAAAATCGTGATCGTATGAATATGGCATTGCTCAGAAACATACAAGGATTACATGCTCCCATGCGTATAGCAATGGAATTAAAAGCAGCTGAAAAAATTGGCAGACTTCCGTTTCTGCCATCATCAAACATGATGAAAGATGTTCTACTTGGCCGGGATGAAGAGCTGGG atttgaagacatATTAAATACTGCAGAATTCAGAGAACAAATGGGTCAACCTCATGCTATTATTGAAAAAAATCTTGGAATATTGTAA
- the LOC143185999 gene encoding 2-oxo-4-hydroxy-4-carboxy-5-ureidoimidazoline decarboxylase-like translates to MYSGGILSISEVNALCSEQFEWLFGNVIEHYPDATQHIAFMRPFPSVKNLKMCFYEYLENLDVSEKENVLLRYPDLSEKLNENELINAGSEFEQEYAELHTMSKEEKQLFATYNNLYKEKFRFPFVICMYKNNVQTILASIQTRLRSTRENELQIGIQEVKKICSNRIDDLVWSDA, encoded by the exons ATGTATTCTGGTGGGATTCTAAGTATATCAGAAGTAAATGCCTTATGTTCTGAACAATTTGAATGGCTTTTTGGAAATGTCATAGAGCATTATCCAGATGCTACACAGCACATAGCATTTATGAGACCATTTCCATCAGTTAAAAATCTTAAAATGTGTTTTTATGAATACTTAGAAAATTTAGATGTTTCAG AAAAGGAAAATGTATTACTTCGATATCCAGATTTATcagaaaaattaaatgaaaatgaaTTGATCAATGCTGGATCTGAATTTGAGCAGGAATATGCAGAACTTCATACTATGTCAAAAGAAGAAAAACAATTATTTGCTACTTACAATAATTT GTACAAGGAAAAATTCCGTTTTCCATTtgtaatatgtatgtataaaaatAATGTACAAACGATTCTTGCATCCATTCAAACACGTTTGCGAAGTACAAGAGAGAATGAGTTACAGATAGGAATTCAAGAAGTTAAAAAAATATGTAGCAATAGAATAGATGATCTTGTATGGTCAGATGCATAA
- the LOC143185699 gene encoding betaine-homocysteine S-methyltransferase encodes MSNIKILDGGFGAQLSTHVGAKIDGDPLWTSRFLATNPDAVYATHLDFLRAGADIIETNTYQASVSSLMKHLSINEEESVKLLYKAVNLAKKAVNDYTKEISENDEIENKNPIIAGSCGPYGASLHDGSEYNGAYGKNTPRETMIQWHKSRIDALVDAGIELLALETIPCYQEAELLVDLLKEYPNVKAWLSFSCKRNSQNIVDGSNFQEVATRCYKMASPGQIIAVGVNCLAPKDVSPLLKGIHKEELIPLIAYPNSGEIYSPTEGWIKDESCPVFESFIAEWLEVGVQYIGGCCRMYAENIKSIRREINTLKQK; translated from the coding sequence ATGTCAAACATTAAAATCTTAGACGGAGGATTTGGTGCGCAATTGTCCACACATGTTGGTGCAAAAATTGACGGTGATCCTTTGTGGACATCACGATTTTTAGCAACAAATCCTGATGCTGTTTATGCTACACACTTAGATTTTCTCAGAGCAGGTGCAGATATTATTGAAACAAATACATATCAAGCTTCAGTGTCTAGCTTAATGAAACATTTATCCATAAATGAAGAAGAGAgtgtaaaattattatataaagCTGTTAATCTGGCCAAAAAAGCAGTTAATGATTACACGAAAGAAATCAGTGAAAACGATGAAATTGAAAATAAGAATCCAATAATAGCTGGTTCCTGTGGACCTTATGGAGCTAGTTTGCACGATGGTTCTGAATATAATGGAGCTTATGGCAAAAACACACCTCGTGAAACTATGATACAATGGCATAAATCACGTATTGATGCTCTTGTAGATGCTGGCATAGAGTTGTTAGCATTAGAAACTATACCTTGCTATCAAGAGGCAGAGCTACTGGTTGATCTTTTGAAAGAATATCCAAATGTTAAAGCATGGCTTTCATTTTCTTGTAAAAGGAACAGTCAAAATATAGTAGATGGTAGCAATTTTCAAGAAGTAGCTACACGTTGCTATAAAATGGCTTCACCTGGTCAAATAATTGCTGTTGGAGTGAATTGTCTTGCTCCAAAAGATGTATCTCCCTTGCTCAAAGGAATTCATAAAGAAGAATTAATACCATTGATAGCGTATCctaatagtggagaaatatattCACCAACTGAAGGATGGATAAAAGATGAAAGTTGTCCTGTGTTTGAAAGTTTTATTGCTGAATGGTTAGAAGTTGGAGTTCAATATATTGGAGGTTGCTGTAGAATGTATGCAGAAAACATCAAATCAATCAGAAGGGAAATAAACACCTTAAAACAAAAATAA
- the LOC143185632 gene encoding betaine-homocysteine S-methyltransferase — MQEIKVLDGGFSTQLATHVGDIIDGDPLWTAKFLVTNPEAVIATHLDFLKAGADIILTNTYQTSIDSFSKYMNLTKEESLNLFCKAVNYAKEAVSLYKKSIENGKCVPNSNPLIVGSVGPYGACLHDASEYTGKYCSTLSREILMDWHRPRITKLIDSGITMLAIETIPCKLEAEALVQLLKEFPNIKAWMSFSCRSDSKSIADGSNFQDVAIHCYKKALPGQIVAVGTNCIAPQHVSSLLKGINENPNQEFIPLVVYPNSGEKYTVENGWKKNEEGYSLHQFIHEWLDLGVRYIGGCCRTGAMDVQKIREEVVAWKNK; from the coding sequence atgcaAGAAATTAAAGTGTTAGATGGTGGATTTTCTACACAATTAGCCACTCATGTGGGTGATATAATAGATGGTGATCCATTATGGACAGCAAAATTTCTTGTTACAAATCCAGAAGCTGTCATTGCTACACACCTAGATTTTCTAAAAGCTGGAGCTGACATAATCTTAACAAACACATATCAAACATCTATCGATAGTTTCTCAAAATATATGAACTTGACAAAAGAAGAAAGTCTTAACTTATTTTGCAAAGCTGTTAATTATGCCAAAGAAGCTGTGAGTTTATACAAGAAAAGTATAGAAAATGGAAAATGTGTTCCAAATTCAAATCCATTAAttgttggatctgttggaccataTGGTGCCTGCTTACACGATGCTTCAGAATACACTGGTAAATACTGTTCAACTCTGTCAAGGGAAATTCTTATGGACTGGCATAGGCCTCGTATTACTAAATTAATAGACAGTGGTATAACTATGTTAGCAATAGAGACAATACCATGCAAACTAGAAGCAGAAGCACTGGTCCAGTTGTTAAAGGAGTTTCCAAACATTAAAGCTTGGATGTCATTTTCTTGTCGCAGTGACAGCAAAAGTATAGCTGATGGTTCCAATTTTCAAGATGTTGCAATACACTGTTACAAAAAGGCTTTACCAGGACAGATTGTAGCGGTTGGTACCAATTGCATTGCACCCCAACATGTGAGCAGTTTACTGAAAGGAATTAATGAAAATCCCAACCAAGAATTTATTCCATTGGTGGTGTACCCCAACAGTGGTGAGAAATACACAGTAGAAAATGGTTGGAAGAAAAACGAAGAAGGCTATTCTTTACATCAATTTATACACGAATGGCTTGACTTGGGAGTTCGATACATAGGTGGATGTTGTAGAACAGGTGCTATGGATGTACAAAAAATACGAGAAGAAGTGGTAGCTTggaagaataaataa
- the Leurs gene encoding leucyl-tRNA synthetase isoform X2, protein MEGYILGIHFHYQNFAVRYNRLMGKKVLFPFGFHCTGMPIKACADKLKREMEVYGYPPQFPEEKEELKAIVLDDIIMKDKSKGTKSKAVAKSATAKYQWQIMQTLGLEHEEIKKFADAAHWLDYFPPLAVQDLKSIGLHVDWRRTFITTDANPFFDSFVRWQFQHLKARNKVKYGKRYTVYSPKDGQPCMDHDRSSGEGVGPQEYTLVKLKLQEPYPKTLESLSGKAVYLVAATLRPETMYGQTNCWIHPDINYIAYTLLNGDVYISTERAARNMSYQGFFKEEGKISIVLKLTGKDILGLPLEGPLTFNKVIYTLPMLTIKEDKGTGVVTSVPSDSPDDYAALMDLKKKQAFREKYNITDEMVLPYNPIPILEIPEFGNLSAVTVYDKLKIQSQNDKAKLLEAKEMVYLKGFYDGVLLVGKYKGKKIHDVKKQIQKELIDEGKAVLYYEPEKTVMSRSNDECVVALCNQWYLDYGEETWKKEATDALKNLNTFHDEVRKNFMACLDWLHEYACSRTYGLGTKLPWDEAWLIESLSDSTIYMAYYTVAHILQGGTFKGDSTNTYNIKANEMTPDVWDYIFFKDAKFPKTNIKKEALEHMRREFHYWYPVDLRVSGKDLVQNHLTFFIYNHTAIWPKQPELWPKGIRANGHLLLNSAKMSKSEGNFLTLTEAVEKFSADGMRLCLADSGDSVEDANFVESMADAGILRLYNFIEWVKEMLASKHTFRQGKPHTFNDKVFESEMNLKIQETGDNYAKMLYKEALKTGFFELQAARDKYIQLSALDGINWLLIMRFIELQIVLLSPICPHVAEFVWNLIGKEGSILNTKWPQIGEIDEILIKSSQYLMDAAHSFRLLLKSYMTPKKGQKEKNEATVIEKPTEGTIWVAKTYPFWQSTILTVMKDLYLKNNNKLPENKVIATELGKIQELKKYMKRVMPFVQVMREKMDLIGLSALNLTLDFDEFTVLQDNKKYLENTLDLENIVIKFTDEASEKTKEACCPGSPYMNFYNKAGISVCIINPQRCSGLFRMSVKIMDADSVVDIISRISKENKNIKNPSLVSLYRYNDPVLGPRSRPVVDDILKGKTQIPLDSVFNVDLEKNNIKVNIDGNLYDIGDELVYIVHSVKN, encoded by the exons ATGGAAGGTTACATCTTGGGCATACATTTTCATTATCAAAAT TTTGCTGTACGTTATAATCGTCTTATGGGAAAGAAAGTTCTTTTCCCATTTGGCTTTCACTGTACTGGCATGCCCATTAAAGCTTGTGCTGATAAGTTGAAAAGAGAAATGGAGGTATATGGTTATCCACCACAATTTCCTGAGGAAAAAGAAGAATTAAAAGCAATAGTTTTAGATGATATAATAATGAAAGATAAAAGTAAAGGAACAAAG AGTAAAGCAGTTGCAAAATCTGCTACTGCAAAATATCAATGGCAAATTATGCAAACACTTGGGCTAGAACATGAAGAGATAAAGAAATTTGCAGATGCTGCGCATTGGTTAGATTATTTCCCCCCTCTTGCTGTGCAAGATTTAAAATCAATTGGACTACat GTGGATTGGCGCAGGACATTTATCACCACTGATGCAAATCCATTTTTCGATTCATTTGTGCGGTGGCAATTTCAACATTTAAAAGCTAGAAATAAAGTGAAATATGGAAAAAGGTATACAGTCTATTCACCAAAGGATGGTCAACCATGTATGGATCATGATAGATCATCTGGAGAAGGTGTTGGACCTCAAGAATATACATTGGTTAAACTGAAATTACAAGAACCTTACCCAAAAACTTTAGA GTCTCTTTCTGGTAAAGCAGTTTATTTAGTAGCTGCAACTTTGAGGCCAGAAACAATGTATGGTCAAACAAATTGTTGGATTCATCCAGATATAAATTATATTGCGTATACTCTGTTAAATGGAGATGTTTATATATCAACAGAACGTGCAGCACGGAATATGTCCTATCAAGGATTTTTTAAAGAAGAGGGAAAAATATCAATTGTGTTGAAGCTTACTGGGAAG GATATATTAGGATTACCATTAGAAGGACCTCTTACATTTAACAAAGTAATCTATACTTTGCCAATGTTAACCATTAAAGAAGATAAAGGTACAGGAGTTGTGACTTCTGTACCTAGTGATTCTCCTGATGATTATGCAGCTTTAATGGATCTAAAAAAGAAACAAGCTTTTAgggaaaaatataatataactgaTGAAATGGTACTCCCTTATAATCCT atACCTATTCTTGAAATACCAGAATTTGGTAATTTGTCGGCAGTAACTGTATatgataaattaaaaattcagtcTCAAAACGATAAAGCTAAATTATTGGAAGCAAAAGAAATGGTCTATCTAAAAGGTTTTTACGATGGCGTATTATTAGTTGGTAAATATAAAGGAAAGAAGATTCATGATGTCAAAAAGCAAATACAAAAAGAATTGATAGATGAAGGAAAAGCAGTCCTATATTATGAACcagaaaaaactgttatgtctAGATCAAATGACGAATGTGTAGTAGCTTTATGCAATCAATGGTATCTGGATTATGGAGAGGAAACTTGGAAAAAAGAAGCAACGGATGCCTTAAAAAATCTGAATACCTTTCATGATGAAGTGAGAAAAAATTTTATGGCATGTCTTGATTGGTTACACGAGTATGCATGTTCAAGAACTTATGGACTTG GTACTAAATTGCCATGGGACGAAGCTTGGTTAATAGAATCTCTTTCGGATTCAACAATTTACATGGCTTATTACACAGTAGCACATATACTACAAGGAGGAACGTTTAAAGGCGATAGTACAAATACATATAACATAAA AGCTAATGAAATGACTCCAGATGTCTGGGATTATATTTTCTTCAAAGATGCCAAGTTCCCAAAAACAAATATAAAGAAAGAGGCGTTAGAACATATGCGACGTGAATTCCATTATTGGTATCCCGTCGATTTAAGAGTATCTGGGAAGGATCTAGTACAGAATCATCTTACTTTCTTTATATACAACCATACTGCAATATGGCCAAAACAACCTGAGTTATGGCCGAAAGGAATAAGAGCGAATGGTCACTTACTATTAAATTCAGCTAAG ATGTCAAAATCGGAGGGAAACTTCTTGACACTCACGGAAGCAGTAGAAAAATTTTCAGCAGACGGTATGCGACTATGTCTGGCTGATTCTGGTGATTCAGTAGAAGATGCTAATTTTGTAGAAAGTATGGCAGATGCTGGAATTCTTAGACTATATAATTTCATTGAATGGGTAAAAGAAATGTTAGCTTCTAAACATACATTTAGACAAGGAAAACCACATACATTCAACGATAAAGTTTTTGAAAG TGAAATGAATCTAAAAATACAAGAGACCGGGGATAATTATGCAAAGATGCTATATAAAGAAGCGTTAAAAACAGGATTTTTTGAATTGCAAGCTGCAAGAGATAAATACATACAATTAAGTGCACTGGATGGTATTAATTGGTTGTTGATTATGAGATTCATAGAACTTCAAATTGTTCTTTTATCTCCTATCTGCCCTCATGTAGCAGAGTTTGTGTGGAATCTGATTGGTAAA GAAGGTAGCATATTAAACACTAAATGGCCTCAAATAGGAGAGATAGATGAAATCCTTATAAAATCCTCACAATATCTTATGGACGCTGCACATTCCTTCAGACTGCTTTTGAAATCCTACATGACACCAAAGAAGGGACAAAAAGAGAAAAATGAAGCAACAGTTATAGAGAAACCAACCGAAGGCACAATTTGGGTAGCAAAAACCTATCCTTTTTGGCAAAGCACTATTTTAACTGTAATGAAGGATCTGTATCTG aaaaataataataaactgcCGGAAAATAAAGTTATTGCAACGGAACTAGGAAAAATACAAGAATTGAAAAaatatatgaaacgagtaatgccGTTTGTGCAAGTTATGAGAGAAAAAATGGATCTCATTGGATTGAGTGCGCTTAATCTAACTTTAGATTTTGACGAATTTACTGTTCTCCAAGATAACAAAAAGTATCTTGAAAATACGTTAGAT CTAGAAAATATAGTGATAAAGTTTACTGATGAAGCTTCAGAGAAAACGAAAGAAGCATGCTGTCCAGGTTCACCTTATATGAACTTTTATAATAAAGCTGGGATCTCAGTATGCATCATAAATCCACAGAGGTGTAGTGGACTATTCAGAATGTCCGTAAAAATCATGGACGCAGATAGTGTTGTAGATATTATTTCACGAATatcgaaagaaaataaaaatataaaaa ATCCATCGTTAGTTTCCTTGTATCGTTATAATGATCCTGTTCTGGGACCCAGAAGTAGGCCAgttgttgatgatattctaaaagGTAAAACTCAGATTCCTCTTGATTCTGTATTCAATGTTGATTTAGAAAAGAATAATATTAAAGTAAACATAGATGGGAATTTATATGACATTGGTGATGAACTAGTGTATATAGTTCATTCtgtgaaaaattaa
- the Leurs gene encoding leucyl-tRNA synthetase isoform X1, translating into MTTERKGTFKVEYLQKIEKDVQTKWEAEKVYEEDAPLEPRKSSDEKFFATFPFPYMNGRLHLGHTFSLSKCEFAVRYNRLMGKKVLFPFGFHCTGMPIKACADKLKREMEVYGYPPQFPEEKEELKAIVLDDIIMKDKSKGTKSKAVAKSATAKYQWQIMQTLGLEHEEIKKFADAAHWLDYFPPLAVQDLKSIGLHVDWRRTFITTDANPFFDSFVRWQFQHLKARNKVKYGKRYTVYSPKDGQPCMDHDRSSGEGVGPQEYTLVKLKLQEPYPKTLESLSGKAVYLVAATLRPETMYGQTNCWIHPDINYIAYTLLNGDVYISTERAARNMSYQGFFKEEGKISIVLKLTGKDILGLPLEGPLTFNKVIYTLPMLTIKEDKGTGVVTSVPSDSPDDYAALMDLKKKQAFREKYNITDEMVLPYNPIPILEIPEFGNLSAVTVYDKLKIQSQNDKAKLLEAKEMVYLKGFYDGVLLVGKYKGKKIHDVKKQIQKELIDEGKAVLYYEPEKTVMSRSNDECVVALCNQWYLDYGEETWKKEATDALKNLNTFHDEVRKNFMACLDWLHEYACSRTYGLGTKLPWDEAWLIESLSDSTIYMAYYTVAHILQGGTFKGDSTNTYNIKANEMTPDVWDYIFFKDAKFPKTNIKKEALEHMRREFHYWYPVDLRVSGKDLVQNHLTFFIYNHTAIWPKQPELWPKGIRANGHLLLNSAKMSKSEGNFLTLTEAVEKFSADGMRLCLADSGDSVEDANFVESMADAGILRLYNFIEWVKEMLASKHTFRQGKPHTFNDKVFESEMNLKIQETGDNYAKMLYKEALKTGFFELQAARDKYIQLSALDGINWLLIMRFIELQIVLLSPICPHVAEFVWNLIGKEGSILNTKWPQIGEIDEILIKSSQYLMDAAHSFRLLLKSYMTPKKGQKEKNEATVIEKPTEGTIWVAKTYPFWQSTILTVMKDLYLKNNNKLPENKVIATELGKIQELKKYMKRVMPFVQVMREKMDLIGLSALNLTLDFDEFTVLQDNKKYLENTLDLENIVIKFTDEASEKTKEACCPGSPYMNFYNKAGISVCIINPQRCSGLFRMSVKIMDADSVVDIISRISKENKNIKNPSLVSLYRYNDPVLGPRSRPVVDDILKGKTQIPLDSVFNVDLEKNNIKVNIDGNLYDIGDELVYIVHSVKN; encoded by the exons ATG ACGACAGAAAGAAAAGGAACATTTAAAgtagaatatcttcaaaaaattgaaaaagatgTACAAACAAAATGGGAAGCGGAGAAAGTTTATGAGGAAGATGCTCCTCTGGAACCTAGAAAAAGTTCAGATGAGAAATTTTTCGCAACATTTCCTTTTCCCTATATGAATGGAAGGTTACATCTTGGGCATACATTTTCATTATCAAAATGTGAA TTTGCTGTACGTTATAATCGTCTTATGGGAAAGAAAGTTCTTTTCCCATTTGGCTTTCACTGTACTGGCATGCCCATTAAAGCTTGTGCTGATAAGTTGAAAAGAGAAATGGAGGTATATGGTTATCCACCACAATTTCCTGAGGAAAAAGAAGAATTAAAAGCAATAGTTTTAGATGATATAATAATGAAAGATAAAAGTAAAGGAACAAAG AGTAAAGCAGTTGCAAAATCTGCTACTGCAAAATATCAATGGCAAATTATGCAAACACTTGGGCTAGAACATGAAGAGATAAAGAAATTTGCAGATGCTGCGCATTGGTTAGATTATTTCCCCCCTCTTGCTGTGCAAGATTTAAAATCAATTGGACTACat GTGGATTGGCGCAGGACATTTATCACCACTGATGCAAATCCATTTTTCGATTCATTTGTGCGGTGGCAATTTCAACATTTAAAAGCTAGAAATAAAGTGAAATATGGAAAAAGGTATACAGTCTATTCACCAAAGGATGGTCAACCATGTATGGATCATGATAGATCATCTGGAGAAGGTGTTGGACCTCAAGAATATACATTGGTTAAACTGAAATTACAAGAACCTTACCCAAAAACTTTAGA GTCTCTTTCTGGTAAAGCAGTTTATTTAGTAGCTGCAACTTTGAGGCCAGAAACAATGTATGGTCAAACAAATTGTTGGATTCATCCAGATATAAATTATATTGCGTATACTCTGTTAAATGGAGATGTTTATATATCAACAGAACGTGCAGCACGGAATATGTCCTATCAAGGATTTTTTAAAGAAGAGGGAAAAATATCAATTGTGTTGAAGCTTACTGGGAAG GATATATTAGGATTACCATTAGAAGGACCTCTTACATTTAACAAAGTAATCTATACTTTGCCAATGTTAACCATTAAAGAAGATAAAGGTACAGGAGTTGTGACTTCTGTACCTAGTGATTCTCCTGATGATTATGCAGCTTTAATGGATCTAAAAAAGAAACAAGCTTTTAgggaaaaatataatataactgaTGAAATGGTACTCCCTTATAATCCT atACCTATTCTTGAAATACCAGAATTTGGTAATTTGTCGGCAGTAACTGTATatgataaattaaaaattcagtcTCAAAACGATAAAGCTAAATTATTGGAAGCAAAAGAAATGGTCTATCTAAAAGGTTTTTACGATGGCGTATTATTAGTTGGTAAATATAAAGGAAAGAAGATTCATGATGTCAAAAAGCAAATACAAAAAGAATTGATAGATGAAGGAAAAGCAGTCCTATATTATGAACcagaaaaaactgttatgtctAGATCAAATGACGAATGTGTAGTAGCTTTATGCAATCAATGGTATCTGGATTATGGAGAGGAAACTTGGAAAAAAGAAGCAACGGATGCCTTAAAAAATCTGAATACCTTTCATGATGAAGTGAGAAAAAATTTTATGGCATGTCTTGATTGGTTACACGAGTATGCATGTTCAAGAACTTATGGACTTG GTACTAAATTGCCATGGGACGAAGCTTGGTTAATAGAATCTCTTTCGGATTCAACAATTTACATGGCTTATTACACAGTAGCACATATACTACAAGGAGGAACGTTTAAAGGCGATAGTACAAATACATATAACATAAA AGCTAATGAAATGACTCCAGATGTCTGGGATTATATTTTCTTCAAAGATGCCAAGTTCCCAAAAACAAATATAAAGAAAGAGGCGTTAGAACATATGCGACGTGAATTCCATTATTGGTATCCCGTCGATTTAAGAGTATCTGGGAAGGATCTAGTACAGAATCATCTTACTTTCTTTATATACAACCATACTGCAATATGGCCAAAACAACCTGAGTTATGGCCGAAAGGAATAAGAGCGAATGGTCACTTACTATTAAATTCAGCTAAG ATGTCAAAATCGGAGGGAAACTTCTTGACACTCACGGAAGCAGTAGAAAAATTTTCAGCAGACGGTATGCGACTATGTCTGGCTGATTCTGGTGATTCAGTAGAAGATGCTAATTTTGTAGAAAGTATGGCAGATGCTGGAATTCTTAGACTATATAATTTCATTGAATGGGTAAAAGAAATGTTAGCTTCTAAACATACATTTAGACAAGGAAAACCACATACATTCAACGATAAAGTTTTTGAAAG TGAAATGAATCTAAAAATACAAGAGACCGGGGATAATTATGCAAAGATGCTATATAAAGAAGCGTTAAAAACAGGATTTTTTGAATTGCAAGCTGCAAGAGATAAATACATACAATTAAGTGCACTGGATGGTATTAATTGGTTGTTGATTATGAGATTCATAGAACTTCAAATTGTTCTTTTATCTCCTATCTGCCCTCATGTAGCAGAGTTTGTGTGGAATCTGATTGGTAAA GAAGGTAGCATATTAAACACTAAATGGCCTCAAATAGGAGAGATAGATGAAATCCTTATAAAATCCTCACAATATCTTATGGACGCTGCACATTCCTTCAGACTGCTTTTGAAATCCTACATGACACCAAAGAAGGGACAAAAAGAGAAAAATGAAGCAACAGTTATAGAGAAACCAACCGAAGGCACAATTTGGGTAGCAAAAACCTATCCTTTTTGGCAAAGCACTATTTTAACTGTAATGAAGGATCTGTATCTG aaaaataataataaactgcCGGAAAATAAAGTTATTGCAACGGAACTAGGAAAAATACAAGAATTGAAAAaatatatgaaacgagtaatgccGTTTGTGCAAGTTATGAGAGAAAAAATGGATCTCATTGGATTGAGTGCGCTTAATCTAACTTTAGATTTTGACGAATTTACTGTTCTCCAAGATAACAAAAAGTATCTTGAAAATACGTTAGAT CTAGAAAATATAGTGATAAAGTTTACTGATGAAGCTTCAGAGAAAACGAAAGAAGCATGCTGTCCAGGTTCACCTTATATGAACTTTTATAATAAAGCTGGGATCTCAGTATGCATCATAAATCCACAGAGGTGTAGTGGACTATTCAGAATGTCCGTAAAAATCATGGACGCAGATAGTGTTGTAGATATTATTTCACGAATatcgaaagaaaataaaaatataaaaa ATCCATCGTTAGTTTCCTTGTATCGTTATAATGATCCTGTTCTGGGACCCAGAAGTAGGCCAgttgttgatgatattctaaaagGTAAAACTCAGATTCCTCTTGATTCTGTATTCAATGTTGATTTAGAAAAGAATAATATTAAAGTAAACATAGATGGGAATTTATATGACATTGGTGATGAACTAGTGTATATAGTTCATTCtgtgaaaaattaa